A stretch of Anaeromyxobacter dehalogenans 2CP-1 DNA encodes these proteins:
- a CDS encoding FAD-linked oxidase C-terminal domain-containing protein, whose amino-acid sequence MTRAPAVSSALARRLAAALGPAHVIADPAELRVYACDGITHGRTTPALVALPGSTEEVVEVVNAAREAGVPLVPRGAGTGLSGGARPSPGSIVVSLARMRRILELDLENGWARVEPGVINLDVSRAVAAAGWYYAPDPSSQGVCSIGGNVAENSGGAHCLKYGFTTNHVLAARVVLSDGSVVDLGGPAADAPGYDLLAAMVGSEGLLGIATEATLRLLRKPEVTRTFFATFPSTDEAGAAVSGIIAAGILPAAIEMMDRLAIVAAKAATGLDWPDVGAALLMDADGCRAEVEHVAARAIEITRAAGALEIRVPRDEAERQLMWKGRKSAFAAVGRISPNYLVEDGVIPRSEIARVLREIERMAAEAGLRVANVFHAGDGNLHPLVLYDARNPGEEARAAALGGEILRLCIRSGGSITGEHGVGAEKAAYMAEQFAPEDLETMQRVRCAFDGAALMNPGKVFPTPRLCGERPGPYRPHPAEVAGLAERW is encoded by the coding sequence GTGACCCGAGCTCCCGCCGTGAGCAGCGCCCTCGCCCGACGCCTCGCCGCCGCGCTCGGCCCGGCGCACGTGATCGCGGACCCGGCGGAGCTGCGCGTCTACGCGTGCGACGGGATCACCCACGGTCGAACGACCCCGGCGCTGGTGGCGCTGCCGGGCTCGACCGAGGAGGTGGTCGAGGTGGTGAACGCGGCGCGCGAGGCGGGCGTGCCGCTCGTGCCGCGCGGCGCGGGCACCGGGCTCTCGGGCGGCGCGCGCCCGTCGCCGGGCTCGATCGTGGTCTCGCTCGCGCGCATGCGGCGCATCCTCGAGCTGGACCTCGAGAACGGCTGGGCGCGCGTCGAGCCGGGCGTCATCAACCTGGACGTCTCGCGCGCGGTGGCGGCGGCGGGCTGGTACTACGCGCCGGACCCGTCGTCGCAGGGGGTGTGCTCGATCGGCGGCAACGTGGCCGAGAACTCGGGCGGCGCGCACTGCCTCAAGTACGGGTTCACCACGAACCACGTGCTCGCGGCGCGGGTGGTCCTCTCCGACGGCAGCGTGGTGGACCTGGGCGGCCCGGCCGCCGACGCGCCCGGCTACGACCTGCTCGCGGCGATGGTGGGCAGCGAGGGGCTGCTGGGCATCGCCACCGAGGCGACGCTGCGGCTGCTGCGCAAGCCCGAGGTGACGCGGACCTTCTTCGCCACCTTCCCGTCCACCGACGAGGCGGGCGCGGCGGTCTCGGGCATCATCGCCGCGGGCATCCTGCCCGCCGCGATCGAGATGATGGACCGGCTCGCCATCGTGGCCGCGAAGGCTGCGACGGGCCTCGACTGGCCGGACGTGGGCGCGGCGCTGCTCATGGACGCGGACGGCTGCCGGGCCGAGGTGGAGCACGTCGCGGCGCGCGCCATCGAGATCACCCGCGCCGCCGGCGCGCTGGAGATCCGCGTGCCGCGCGACGAGGCCGAGCGCCAGCTCATGTGGAAGGGGCGCAAGAGCGCCTTCGCGGCGGTGGGCCGCATCAGCCCGAACTACCTGGTGGAGGACGGCGTCATCCCGCGTTCGGAGATCGCGCGCGTGCTGCGCGAGATCGAGCGCATGGCCGCCGAGGCGGGCCTGCGCGTCGCGAACGTGTTCCACGCCGGCGACGGCAACCTCCACCCGCTGGTGCTCTACGACGCGCGCAACCCCGGCGAGGAGGCGCGCGCCGCGGCGCTGGGAGGCGAGATCCTGCGGCTGTGCATCCGCAGCGGCGGCTCGATCACCGGCGAGCACGGGGTGGGCGCGGAGAAGGCCGCGTACATGGCGGAGCAGTTCGCCCCGGAGGACCTCGAGACGATGCAGCGCGTCCGCTGCGCCTTCGACGGCGCGGCCCTCATGAACCCGGGCAAGGTGTTCCCGACGCCGCGCCTGTGCGGCGAGCGGCCCGGACCCTACCGCCCCCACCCCGCCGAGGTGGCCGGGCTCGCGGAGCGCTGGTGA
- a CDS encoding CDP-alcohol phosphatidyltransferase family protein, translating to MTPRALAALLPLVGLVAFLLGTLLAFGARAALFGRPHTPDIEKRQHTILAKFFQEWWIWLWGPVERLCVRLGISPDAITLASTLVAAGAAVLLGFGWLSLGGWVFLAGASFDFIDGRVARATGRVTRAGAFLDSTLDRVGELLVFGGLAVTFRGSVVLFAALAAAGASLLVSYARARGEALGADEAARVGGMQRPERIVVTGVACALSPLADAAWGAGAGRAVVGSALAALAALATATAARRTFVIYRALRRADPAVAARPPFRLADVFRLDATRRRKAAR from the coding sequence GTGACCCCTCGCGCGCTCGCGGCGCTGCTCCCGCTGGTCGGCCTCGTCGCCTTCCTCCTCGGGACCCTGCTCGCGTTCGGCGCGCGCGCGGCGCTGTTCGGGCGGCCGCACACGCCGGACATCGAGAAGCGCCAGCACACCATCCTGGCGAAGTTCTTCCAGGAGTGGTGGATCTGGCTGTGGGGCCCGGTGGAGCGGCTGTGCGTGCGGCTCGGGATCTCGCCGGACGCCATCACGCTCGCGAGCACGCTGGTCGCCGCCGGCGCGGCGGTGCTGCTCGGGTTCGGCTGGCTCTCGCTGGGCGGCTGGGTGTTCCTGGCCGGCGCGAGCTTCGACTTCATCGACGGACGCGTGGCGCGCGCCACCGGCCGCGTCACCCGCGCCGGCGCGTTCCTCGACTCCACGCTCGACCGGGTCGGCGAGCTGCTCGTCTTCGGCGGCCTCGCGGTGACCTTCCGCGGCTCGGTGGTGCTGTTCGCGGCGCTCGCCGCCGCCGGCGCGTCGCTGCTCGTCTCGTACGCGCGGGCGCGCGGCGAGGCGCTCGGGGCGGACGAGGCGGCGCGGGTGGGCGGGATGCAGCGGCCCGAGCGGATCGTGGTCACCGGGGTGGCGTGCGCGCTGTCGCCGCTCGCCGACGCGGCCTGGGGCGCCGGCGCCGGCCGGGCGGTCGTGGGCAGCGCGCTCGCCGCGCTGGCGGCCCTGGCGACGGCCACCGCGGCGCGGCGCACGTTCGTGATCTATCGTGCCCTGCGGCGCGCCGACCCGGCCGTGGCCGCCCGGCCGCCGTTCCGGCTCGCCGACGTGTTCCGCCTCGACGCCACGCGGCGGCGCAAGGCGGCGCGCTGA
- a CDS encoding (Fe-S)-binding protein produces MGAGADRAQPAASPARGAARTPADECVHCGFCLPVCPTWQSWQEEMDSPRGRIDLFRGLQEGELAMSDAVAAHFDRCLGCMACLGACPSGVRYDHVIDAARARVEREHRRPALDRLHRALVFSLFPHPGRLRVAALLLWVWRVSGLRWLVRRTGLLRLSRRLEQLEALAPPLALRDVLATTPQATGAHGERRLRVGLVTGCVQKVFFPGVNAATVRVLAAEGVEVLAPAGQGCCGALSVHAGRLDEARRLARALVERFEGLPLDAIVVNAAGCGSHLKDLAHLFEDDPAFAPRAAAFSARVRDASELLAGLSPRAPRAPLAARVAYHSPCHLQHAQGVGGAPRALLATIPGLELVEIADGDQCCGSAGIYNLVQPESASEIGRRKADAVMATGATVLASANPGCTLHVRRLLEERGAGIEPAHPLELLDRAIRAARRG; encoded by the coding sequence ATGGGCGCGGGAGCGGACAGGGCGCAGCCCGCGGCGTCCCCGGCGCGGGGCGCGGCGCGCACGCCGGCGGACGAGTGCGTGCACTGCGGCTTCTGCCTGCCGGTCTGCCCGACGTGGCAGAGCTGGCAGGAGGAGATGGACTCGCCGCGCGGCCGCATCGACCTCTTCCGCGGGCTGCAGGAGGGCGAGCTGGCCATGTCGGACGCGGTGGCGGCGCACTTCGACCGCTGCCTGGGCTGCATGGCGTGCCTGGGCGCCTGCCCGTCCGGCGTCCGGTACGACCACGTCATCGACGCGGCCCGAGCGCGGGTGGAGCGGGAGCACCGGCGTCCCGCGCTCGATCGGCTGCACCGCGCGCTCGTGTTCTCGCTGTTCCCGCACCCGGGGCGGCTGCGCGTCGCGGCGCTGCTGCTGTGGGTGTGGCGGGTGAGCGGGCTCCGCTGGCTGGTCCGCCGGACCGGGCTGCTGCGCCTCTCGCGGCGGCTCGAGCAGCTCGAGGCGCTGGCGCCGCCGCTGGCGCTGCGCGACGTGCTGGCCACCACCCCGCAGGCCACCGGCGCGCACGGCGAGCGGCGCCTGCGCGTGGGCCTGGTGACCGGCTGCGTGCAGAAGGTGTTCTTCCCCGGCGTGAACGCAGCCACCGTCCGCGTGCTCGCGGCCGAGGGGGTGGAGGTCCTCGCGCCCGCGGGCCAGGGCTGCTGCGGCGCGCTGTCGGTCCACGCGGGCCGGCTCGATGAGGCGCGGCGGCTGGCGCGGGCGCTGGTGGAGCGCTTCGAGGGGCTGCCCCTCGACGCGATCGTGGTGAACGCGGCGGGCTGCGGCTCGCACCTGAAGGACCTCGCGCACCTGTTCGAGGACGATCCGGCGTTCGCGCCGAGGGCGGCCGCGTTCTCGGCCCGGGTGCGCGACGCGTCGGAGCTGCTCGCCGGGCTGTCGCCCCGGGCGCCGCGCGCCCCGCTGGCTGCGCGGGTGGCCTACCACTCGCCCTGCCACCTCCAGCACGCGCAGGGCGTGGGCGGCGCGCCGCGGGCCCTGCTCGCCACCATCCCGGGCCTCGAGCTCGTCGAGATCGCCGACGGAGACCAGTGCTGCGGCTCGGCGGGCATCTACAACCTGGTGCAGCCGGAGAGCGCGTCGGAGATCGGGCGGCGCAAGGCGGACGCGGTGATGGCGACGGGCGCGACCGTGCTCGCGAGCGCGAACCCGGGCTGCACGCTGCACGTCCGCCGGCTGCTCGAGGAGCGGGGGGCGGGCATCGAGCCGGCGCACCCGCTCGAGCTGCTGGACCGCGCCATCCGGGCGGCGCGGCGCGGGTGA
- a CDS encoding archaemetzincin, with protein MIRVVTLDTVDPTDMAALIRTLYQAFGLGTEFAGEKPVPSEAEGKDGRLDAITLLREVEPVRTFADDKVLYIAGAPLSLPPGPLGEPPCWGFADYGKERAVITTAKLPARGVSEASIETYRRRLAREAIHAIGHLWDLHHCVDARCAMHPSWSQSLAANPDSDLCTFCREKSERKIRLAKT; from the coding sequence GTGATCCGCGTCGTGACCCTCGACACGGTCGACCCGACCGACATGGCGGCCCTCATCCGGACGCTGTACCAGGCGTTCGGCCTCGGGACCGAGTTCGCCGGCGAGAAGCCGGTGCCGTCCGAGGCGGAGGGCAAGGACGGGCGGCTCGACGCCATCACGCTGCTGCGCGAGGTGGAGCCGGTCCGCACCTTCGCCGACGACAAGGTCCTGTACATCGCGGGCGCGCCGCTCTCGCTTCCGCCCGGACCGCTCGGCGAGCCGCCGTGCTGGGGCTTCGCCGACTACGGCAAGGAGCGCGCGGTGATCACCACCGCGAAGCTGCCGGCGCGCGGCGTCAGCGAGGCGTCGATCGAGACCTACCGGCGCCGGCTGGCGCGCGAGGCGATCCACGCCATCGGGCACCTGTGGGACCTCCACCACTGCGTGGACGCGCGCTGCGCGATGCACCCCTCGTGGTCGCAGTCGCTCGCCGCGAACCCGGACTCCGACCTCTGCACCTTCTGCCGCGAGAAGAGCGAGCGGAAGATCCGGCTCGCCAAGACCTAG
- a CDS encoding hydrogenase maturation protease — MKIVALALGTSLRGDDAAGLAVARGLEALVPGLEVVEIPELVPDHAEVVASADGVLFLDASVAGAPGEVCATRLSPRPARAAVIHTLMPEEVLGLARALFGRVPPAALVTVAGRDFAFGDALSAEVEAALPLARERAREMVAGFRL; from the coding sequence ATGAAGATCGTCGCCCTGGCCCTCGGAACCTCGCTGCGCGGAGACGACGCGGCCGGGCTGGCGGTGGCGCGCGGCCTCGAGGCGCTCGTCCCGGGCCTCGAGGTGGTGGAGATCCCCGAGCTCGTCCCCGATCACGCGGAGGTGGTCGCCTCCGCCGACGGGGTGCTGTTCCTGGACGCGTCGGTGGCCGGCGCGCCGGGAGAGGTCTGCGCCACCCGGCTCTCGCCCCGCCCGGCGCGCGCCGCGGTGATCCACACGCTCATGCCGGAGGAGGTGCTGGGGCTGGCGCGTGCGCTGTTCGGCCGCGTGCCCCCCGCCGCCCTGGTGACCGTGGCCGGCCGCGACTTCGCCTTCGGCGACGCGCTCTCCGCCGAGGTGGAGGCGGCGCTGCCGCTGGCGCGGGAGCGCGCGCGGGAGATGGTGGCGGGCTTCCGGCTGTAG
- a CDS encoding CarD family transcriptional regulator, with protein sequence MRGPPARHPNDDAREQLPAPEGIIGAADELKPGDRVVYPNQGVCAVVGWEVKDIAGQKLELVRMTREEDGAAVMVPKGKVPSIGLRRVATGAQMEGVFHYLGAVYDDPELDWKVRHRDNADRLIAGGVLGVAEVVKGLHSLSRLRPLPTKEREQYDNARHLLVHEVSVSLGVPPGLAEDYIDYALMPPAGVKFDLKPPPAPVPLPSRPKKRRVVEEAEEGDLGLGDLGLGDLGIDLEGALEGAEVPGAEAEGEGAEGAEAGEGEAGGAEGVEPAAVEEAAPEELPEVEEPVAEEDEAEEPPARAARPAKPARVAEKPARVEKPEKAEKAAEKKAARAPKAKKAEPEKPARAEKHAEKPSARKAAAEKAAPAKKAAAKKPPAAKKAAAKKPAAEKPAPKRGGKKK encoded by the coding sequence GTGAGAGGTCCGCCCGCCCGCCACCCGAACGACGACGCCCGCGAGCAGCTGCCCGCGCCGGAAGGCATCATCGGCGCCGCCGACGAGCTGAAGCCCGGCGACCGCGTGGTCTACCCGAACCAGGGGGTCTGCGCCGTGGTCGGCTGGGAGGTGAAGGACATCGCCGGCCAGAAGCTCGAGCTCGTCCGCATGACGCGCGAGGAGGATGGCGCCGCGGTGATGGTGCCGAAGGGCAAGGTGCCGTCCATCGGCCTGCGCCGCGTCGCCACCGGCGCGCAGATGGAGGGCGTCTTCCACTACCTCGGCGCGGTCTACGACGACCCCGAGCTCGACTGGAAGGTCCGCCACCGCGACAACGCCGACCGGCTCATCGCCGGGGGCGTGCTGGGCGTCGCCGAGGTGGTGAAGGGGCTGCACTCGCTCTCGCGCCTGCGCCCGCTGCCCACCAAGGAGCGCGAGCAGTACGACAACGCGCGCCACCTGCTGGTGCACGAGGTGTCGGTCTCGCTGGGCGTGCCGCCCGGGCTGGCCGAGGACTACATCGACTACGCGCTCATGCCGCCGGCCGGCGTGAAGTTCGACCTGAAGCCGCCGCCCGCGCCCGTCCCCCTGCCCTCGCGCCCGAAGAAGCGGCGCGTGGTCGAGGAGGCGGAGGAAGGCGATCTCGGGCTCGGCGACCTGGGCCTGGGCGACCTGGGCATCGACCTCGAGGGCGCGCTCGAGGGCGCGGAGGTGCCCGGGGCCGAGGCCGAGGGCGAGGGCGCCGAAGGTGCCGAGGCCGGCGAGGGCGAGGCCGGCGGCGCCGAGGGCGTCGAGCCGGCCGCCGTCGAGGAGGCCGCGCCCGAGGAGCTCCCGGAGGTCGAGGAGCCCGTCGCCGAGGAAGACGAGGCGGAGGAGCCGCCCGCCCGCGCGGCCCGTCCCGCGAAGCCCGCCCGCGTCGCCGAGAAGCCGGCCAGGGTCGAGAAGCCCGAGAAGGCGGAGAAGGCGGCCGAGAAGAAGGCGGCGCGCGCCCCGAAGGCGAAGAAGGCCGAGCCGGAGAAGCCTGCCCGGGCCGAGAAGCACGCCGAGAAGCCGTCCGCGCGCAAGGCCGCGGCCGAGAAGGCGGCGCCCGCGAAGAAGGCCGCCGCGAAGAAGCCCCCCGCGGCCAAGAAGGCTGCCGCGAAGAAGCCCGCCGCCGAGAAGCCGGCCCCGAAGCGCGGAGGGAAGAAGAAGTGA
- a CDS encoding dicarboxylate/amino acid:cation symporter, protein MPSHRRMLIAVVAGAVLGALANALGGGAPWLDVAVRDVAQPIGQLFIRLLFMLVVPLLFSALVLGVADLELRHLGRLGARMLGYTAAVSSIAVLIGVTLVNVLGPGRGLPDAVREAARGAATIKPAPLPGGDSVAGFVLALVPDNPVKAAATGDLMGLIVFALLFGVALAVTDTPGARTLKAALQGLYDVSMKLIEGVLRLAPLGVGALLFVMAARLGAAVVRPIAAYVGVVVLGLALHQFVVYSLSVKLFGGMSPRAFFSGVRLAMVTAFSTASSSATLPTALRVAEENLRLPRHVARFVLTAGSAMNQNGSALFEGVTVLFLAQVYGVELSLGQQAIAVGIAVLAGIGTAGVPAASMPFIAMILGVLGIPVEGIGLVLGVDRFLDMCRTTVNVTGDLAAAVFVARGEPAEATEPAAGVPPAP, encoded by the coding sequence ATGCCCTCGCACCGCAGGATGCTGATCGCCGTGGTGGCCGGCGCCGTCCTCGGCGCGCTCGCGAACGCGCTGGGCGGCGGCGCGCCCTGGCTCGACGTCGCGGTGCGCGACGTGGCCCAGCCCATCGGCCAGCTCTTCATCCGGCTCCTGTTCATGCTGGTGGTGCCGCTCCTGTTCTCGGCGCTGGTGCTGGGCGTCGCGGACCTCGAGCTGCGCCACCTGGGCCGCCTGGGCGCGCGGATGCTCGGCTACACCGCCGCGGTGTCGTCCATCGCGGTGCTCATCGGCGTGACGCTCGTGAACGTGCTCGGGCCCGGTCGCGGCCTGCCCGACGCCGTGCGCGAGGCCGCGCGGGGGGCCGCCACCATCAAGCCGGCCCCGCTCCCCGGCGGCGACTCGGTGGCCGGGTTCGTCCTCGCGCTCGTCCCGGACAACCCGGTGAAGGCGGCAGCCACCGGCGACCTCATGGGCCTCATCGTGTTCGCGCTGCTGTTCGGCGTGGCGCTCGCCGTGACCGACACGCCCGGCGCGCGCACGCTGAAGGCGGCGCTGCAGGGGCTCTACGACGTCTCCATGAAGCTCATCGAGGGCGTGCTGCGGCTCGCGCCCCTCGGCGTCGGCGCGCTGCTCTTCGTCATGGCCGCCCGCCTCGGCGCGGCGGTGGTCCGGCCCATCGCCGCCTACGTGGGCGTGGTGGTGCTCGGGCTCGCGCTGCACCAGTTCGTGGTCTATTCGCTGTCCGTGAAGCTCTTCGGCGGCATGAGCCCGCGCGCGTTCTTCTCGGGCGTGCGGCTCGCGATGGTGACGGCGTTCTCCACCGCCTCCTCGTCCGCCACCCTCCCCACCGCGCTCCGCGTGGCCGAGGAGAACCTGCGCCTGCCGCGGCACGTGGCGCGGTTCGTCCTCACCGCCGGCTCCGCCATGAACCAGAACGGCTCGGCGTTGTTCGAGGGCGTCACGGTGCTGTTCCTGGCGCAGGTCTACGGCGTCGAGCTCTCGCTCGGCCAGCAGGCCATCGCGGTGGGGATCGCCGTCCTGGCCGGCATCGGCACGGCCGGCGTGCCGGCCGCCTCCATGCCGTTCATCGCGATGATCCTCGGCGTCCTCGGGATCCCGGTGGAGGGCATCGGCCTGGTGCTCGGCGTGGATCGCTTCCTCGACATGTGCCGGACCACGGTGAACGTCACCGGCGACCTCGCCGCCGCCGTGTTCGTCGCCCGCGGCGAGCCCGCCGAGGCGACCGAGCCGGCCGCCGGGGTGCCGCCCGCGCCGTAG
- a CDS encoding FAD-binding oxidoreductase encodes MSAAARPASAADAVAGAVPRLAIEPATLDEAAEAMRALAADRLAVAFVGGGTDLGLGAPPARLDAVLHTRRLDRVREHAPSDQIVAVEAGMTLAALQDHLAPHGQRLALDPPLADRATVGGIVAANAFGPRRARFGAVRDLVIGMTVVRADGVVARGGGKVVKNVAGFDLPRLFCGSLGTLGLVAEVVFRLHPLPEASATVAVPGLGASACRALTQAVLDARLEPVAVVARRDGGPYRLGLRFEGFGPGVRDQSERALALAAAQGTPGERLGGADEAALWARQDAVRTAGDVRIRAAFAPAALAIAAGALERVAGALAGGGLILHPTLGIGLVSGTLEDPALVAVAVEAARGAVAAGHGSVVIADAPPALRARLDPWGAAPAGLELMRRLKRELDPEHRLAPGRLPGGI; translated from the coding sequence GTGAGCGCCGCCGCCCGTCCCGCGAGCGCCGCCGACGCGGTGGCCGGCGCCGTGCCGCGCCTGGCGATCGAGCCCGCGACGCTCGACGAGGCCGCCGAGGCGATGCGCGCGCTCGCCGCCGATCGCCTCGCGGTCGCGTTCGTGGGCGGGGGCACCGACCTCGGGCTGGGGGCACCGCCCGCCCGCCTCGACGCGGTGCTGCACACGCGCCGCCTCGACCGCGTCCGCGAGCACGCGCCCTCCGACCAGATCGTCGCGGTGGAGGCCGGGATGACGCTCGCGGCGCTCCAGGACCACCTCGCGCCGCACGGGCAGCGGCTCGCCCTCGACCCGCCGCTCGCGGACCGCGCCACCGTGGGCGGCATCGTGGCGGCGAACGCGTTCGGACCGCGGCGCGCCCGCTTCGGCGCGGTGCGGGACCTCGTCATCGGCATGACCGTCGTCCGCGCCGACGGCGTGGTCGCGCGGGGCGGCGGCAAGGTGGTGAAGAACGTGGCCGGCTTCGACCTGCCGCGGCTCTTCTGCGGCTCGCTGGGCACGCTGGGGCTCGTCGCCGAGGTGGTGTTCCGGCTGCACCCGCTCCCCGAGGCGTCGGCCACGGTGGCGGTGCCGGGGCTGGGCGCGTCGGCGTGCCGGGCGCTCACGCAGGCGGTGCTCGACGCGCGGCTCGAGCCGGTCGCGGTGGTGGCGCGGCGCGACGGCGGTCCCTACCGGCTGGGGCTTCGCTTCGAGGGCTTCGGCCCGGGCGTGCGGGATCAGTCGGAGCGCGCGCTCGCGCTCGCGGCGGCGCAGGGGACGCCGGGGGAGCGGCTGGGCGGGGCGGACGAGGCGGCGCTCTGGGCGCGCCAGGACGCGGTCCGCACGGCCGGCGACGTGCGGATCCGGGCGGCGTTCGCGCCCGCGGCGCTGGCGATCGCCGCCGGCGCGCTGGAGCGGGTGGCCGGCGCGCTCGCAGGCGGCGGCCTGATCCTGCACCCGACGCTCGGGATCGGCCTCGTCTCGGGCACGCTGGAGGACCCGGCGCTCGTGGCGGTGGCCGTGGAGGCGGCGCGCGGCGCGGTGGCGGCCGGCCACGGCTCGGTGGTGATCGCCGACGCGCCGCCGGCGCTCCGCGCGCGGCTGGACCCGTGGGGCGCTGCGCCGGCCGGGCTCGAGCTGATGCGGCGCCTGAAGCGGGAGCTCGACCCGGAGCACCGGCTCGCGCCGGGCCGCCTGCCAGGAGGGATCTGA
- a CDS encoding YkgJ family cysteine cluster protein, with protein sequence MLDEAVARCRAEVEALAVRGLAGADEAALAAVLDGVERTVAASLEGARPSGTPPPACGPGCSSCCVLNVGTLAVEGAVAAARLRAGLEPGAAAALGARLLAFHDRVRWLEDRERIAARVACPLLDGAGRCAIHPARPLACRSVSAVDRGDCRAALALAAGEGDDDDGRAPVVRMDVAQRALYLEALDALAGALARRGLDARRRDVSGMVGHFLARPGALDAWLSGALVPLD encoded by the coding sequence GTGCTCGACGAGGCGGTGGCGCGTTGCCGGGCGGAGGTCGAGGCGCTGGCGGTCCGCGGCCTGGCCGGCGCGGACGAGGCGGCGCTGGCGGCGGTGCTCGACGGCGTGGAGCGCACGGTCGCGGCGTCGCTCGAGGGGGCGCGGCCGTCCGGCACGCCGCCGCCGGCGTGCGGACCGGGCTGCTCGAGCTGCTGCGTGCTGAACGTGGGCACGCTGGCGGTCGAGGGGGCGGTCGCGGCGGCGCGGCTGCGGGCGGGGCTGGAGCCGGGCGCGGCGGCGGCGCTCGGCGCGCGGCTGCTCGCGTTCCACGATCGCGTGCGCTGGCTGGAGGACCGCGAGCGGATCGCCGCGCGCGTGGCGTGCCCGCTGCTCGACGGCGCGGGCCGGTGCGCCATCCACCCGGCGCGGCCGCTCGCGTGCCGGAGCGTGAGCGCGGTGGATCGCGGCGACTGCCGGGCGGCGCTGGCCCTGGCGGCCGGCGAAGGGGACGACGACGACGGCCGCGCGCCGGTGGTGCGCATGGACGTGGCGCAGCGCGCGCTCTACCTCGAGGCGCTGGACGCGCTCGCGGGCGCGCTCGCCCGGCGCGGCCTGGACGCGCGCCGGCGGGACGTGTCGGGGATGGTGGGGCACTTCCTGGCGCGCCCGGGCGCGCTCGACGCCTGGCTCTCCGGCGCGCTGGTGCCGCTCGACTGA
- a CDS encoding glycosyltransferase family 39 protein: protein MTPALRQLPARVAAGLRSGRRRIALAWAAATLAALVALAGGPGISRDEADVVAAAGRVAEGWRTAAGHPLAALTGLEAARARSGGRPLPPLGPAVAAAGHAAGRTAGLSHQRGYRLGAALAGALLSALLALAGHALAGPAGAALAPAMYWLAPRTLLSGAVALADGLAALLWLAAFWAYRRAASAPDRLLRLRAAALAGLAFGAALAARLDAWVILPTLALHALLVRVLRPRAATPEPEAPPVGIEARLRGVPVAIAAMAVLGPLTLVALWPWLWADPLRRALLASQAARAGAGEALAAGLPRALLPLAVTVFAVPAAPLLAAGGGALQALARAARALRRGSGFALSDEVLLLLGAAAPLAAAASGLTPALPGVRGWLPAFPFLALLGTRALLHAARIAWPARASSLAAALALLVLYPAARQAAHTWPSASSSWSALGGGAPGAASRGLPRQDGGEAAAAMLDALAERARPGARVYWARTAGAAVEVYARDGRLRADLRRAEAPEDADLAVVTVDGAARDAEYRTWAAFRDARPVAGAFLDEVPLVLVYARPGAWR from the coding sequence GTGACCCCCGCGCTGCGCCAGCTCCCCGCCCGCGTGGCCGCCGGCCTCCGCAGCGGGCGCCGGCGGATCGCGCTCGCCTGGGCCGCCGCCACGCTCGCCGCGCTGGTGGCGCTCGCCGGCGGCCCCGGCATCTCGCGGGACGAGGCGGACGTCGTCGCCGCCGCCGGGCGCGTCGCCGAGGGCTGGCGCACCGCCGCCGGCCACCCGCTCGCGGCGCTCACCGGACTCGAGGCCGCCCGGGCCCGCTCCGGCGGACGCCCGCTGCCGCCGCTCGGACCGGCCGTCGCCGCCGCGGGCCACGCCGCCGGGCGCACCGCGGGGCTCTCGCACCAGCGCGGCTACCGGCTCGGCGCCGCGCTGGCCGGCGCCCTGCTCTCGGCGCTGCTCGCGCTGGCGGGCCACGCGCTCGCCGGCCCCGCCGGCGCGGCGCTCGCGCCGGCGATGTACTGGCTCGCGCCGAGGACGCTCCTCTCCGGCGCGGTCGCGCTCGCGGACGGCCTCGCCGCGCTGCTCTGGCTGGCCGCGTTCTGGGCCTACCGCCGCGCCGCCTCGGCGCCGGACCGGCTGCTCCGGCTGCGCGCCGCCGCGCTCGCCGGGCTCGCCTTCGGCGCGGCGCTCGCGGCCCGGCTCGACGCCTGGGTGATCCTGCCCACGCTCGCGCTGCACGCGCTCCTGGTGCGCGTGCTCCGGCCGCGGGCCGCCACCCCCGAGCCCGAGGCGCCACCGGTCGGGATCGAGGCGCGCCTGCGCGGGGTGCCGGTCGCCATCGCCGCCATGGCGGTGCTCGGCCCGCTCACCCTGGTGGCGCTGTGGCCCTGGCTCTGGGCCGATCCGCTCCGCCGCGCCCTGCTGGCGTCCCAGGCCGCGCGCGCCGGCGCGGGCGAGGCGCTCGCCGCCGGGCTGCCGCGAGCCCTCTTGCCCCTCGCCGTCACCGTCTTCGCGGTGCCGGCCGCGCCGCTCCTCGCGGCCGGCGGCGGCGCGCTGCAGGCGCTCGCGCGCGCCGCCCGGGCGCTCCGCCGGGGGAGCGGGTTCGCGCTGTCCGACGAGGTCCTGCTGCTCCTCGGCGCCGCGGCGCCGCTCGCCGCGGCGGCGTCCGGCCTGACCCCGGCGCTCCCCGGCGTGCGCGGCTGGCTGCCGGCGTTCCCGTTCCTGGCGCTGCTCGGCACCCGCGCGCTCCTCCACGCGGCGCGGATCGCGTGGCCGGCGCGCGCGTCGTCGCTCGCCGCCGCGCTCGCGCTCCTGGTGCTGTACCCCGCCGCCCGCCAGGCGGCGCACACCTGGCCCTCGGCCTCGTCCTCCTGGAGCGCCCTCGGCGGCGGCGCGCCCGGCGCCGCGTCGCGCGGGCTGCCGCGCCAGGACGGCGGCGAGGCGGCCGCGGCGATGCTGGACGCGCTCGCCGAGCGGGCGCGCCCCGGCGCGCGGGTCTACTGGGCGCGCACCGCCGGGGCGGCGGTCGAGGTCTACGCCCGCGACGGCCGGCTCCGGGCCGACCTGCGCCGCGCCGAGGCGCCGGAGGACGCGGACCTGGCGGTGGTGACGGTGGACGGCGCAGCCCGCGACGCCGAGTACCGCACCTGGGCGGCGTTCCGCGATGCGCGCCCGGTGGCCGGGGCGTTCCTCGACGAGGTGCCGCTGGTCCTCGTGTACGCGCGCCCCGGCGCCTGGCGCTGA